Proteins co-encoded in one Pseudoliparis swirei isolate HS2019 ecotype Mariana Trench chromosome 7, NWPU_hadal_v1, whole genome shotgun sequence genomic window:
- the polr3d gene encoding DNA-directed RNA polymerase III subunit RPC4, with product MADSSSGDASAQRVPTPGGSGVGVLMGRRPPTAISTGRLPSMRSRDLTLGGVKKKTFTPNIIGRKVKEETKTEGGQRRNRRDIGRGRGPRDRGRGRGRPEVIQSHSIFEQGPAELMVKKKGSYENEREAPSVGPSPIINIKKEKRETEEETKEILAKLERDTFIDDPLLRSERRNCPVQLPLAVSGWGFTGEFSNDTLKIEKEEEEDEEEDGESMEDAVDSNKIKLEVKREQEETEVKKSEGAFRPPPLPEPEVLPELLHRWSLSKGEEMFFMQMPDTLPGQPPTQEHRPVKTEVQSEDGQSVLLKTESQEEEAEDNHCNLKDLREGLVGKLLVRKSGRVQLILGQVTLDVSLGTSCAFLQELVSINSEGRTGNLTVLGNIKHKIVCSPDFESLLESNA from the exons ATGGCTGATTCAAGCTCTGGTGATGCCAGTGCTCAACGTGTGCCGACCCCTGGAGGGAGCGGTGTAGGGGTGCTGATGGGCCGTCGCCCCCCCACTGCCATCTCCACTGGCCGTCTCCCCTCAATGCGGTCAAGAGACCTCACCCTGGGAGGAGTCAAGAAG aaaacctttacACCCAACATTATTGGCAGGAAAGTTAAAGAAGA AACCAAAACAGAAGGCGGgcagaggagaaacaggaggGATATAGGCCGAGGTCGGGGTCCGAGAGATAGAGGCAGGGGCCGAGGTCGCCCAGAGGTCATCCAGTCTCACTCTATTTTTGAGCAGGGGCCGGCAGAGTTGATGGTAAAAAAGAAAG GTAGTTATGAAAATGAGAGAGAAGCTCCCAGCGTGGGACCTTCACCCATCATCaatattaaaaaggaaaagcgagagacggaggaagaaaCCAAAGAGATACTTGCCAAGCTAGAGCGAGATACT TTTATAGACGACCCCCTCCTGAGGAGTGAGCGAAGGAACTGCCCTGTTCAGCTTCCTCTTGCTGTATCGGGATGGGGATTCACGGGGGAATTTAGTAACGATACTCTTAAAattgagaaagaggaggaggaagacgaagaggaggatggtGAATCTATGGAAGATGCAGTGGATAGTAACAAGATAAAACTAGAAG TAAAACGGGAGCAAGAGGAAACTGAAGTAAAGAAGTCTGAAGGAGCTTTCaggccccctcctctccctgagCCTGAAGTTCTTCCCGAGCTGCTGCATCGATGGAGTCTGAGTAAAGGCGAGGAGATGTTCTTCATGCAGATGCCCGACACGCTGCCCGGACAGCCTCCAACTCAGGAGCACAGGCCGGTGAAAACGGAGGTGCAGTCGGAGGATGGACAGTCTGTGCTTCTGAAAACAGAATCTCAG gaggaggaagctgaAGACAACCACTGCAATCTGAAAGACCTGCGGGAGGGTCTCGTGGGGAAGCTGCTGGTTCGGAAGTCTGGCCGCGTCCAGCTCATACTCGGACAAGTGACACTTGATGTGTCTCTCGGAACATCGTGCGCCTTTCTTCAG GAGTTGGTCTCTATTAATTCGGAGGGAAGAACAGGCAACTTGACTGTATTAGGGAATATCAAACACAAAATTGTTTGCTCCCCAGACTTTGAATCTCTCCTGGAGAGCAATGCTTGA